One part of the Syntrophales bacterium genome encodes these proteins:
- the phoU gene encoding phosphate signaling complex protein PhoU yields the protein MEEKKHTSAHYERELQEIKESLLYLGAMIEKAIERAINALLERDSDLARRVIEEDDQIDRLDVETEERCIRVLALRQPAARDLRFIATAIKINGHLERIGDMAVNIAERAIVLNEEPQLKPYIDLPRMAAIARGMVRESLDALVKEDVALANKVRGDDESIDALNEQIFRELLTFMLEDPRKIHASLLIMQIAKNLERISDHAESIADRVIYMVTGKNVRHESPFKARNK from the coding sequence ATGGAAGAAAAAAAACACACCAGCGCCCATTACGAAAGGGAACTCCAGGAGATCAAGGAAAGTCTTCTGTATCTGGGGGCCATGATAGAAAAGGCGATCGAGAGGGCGATTAATGCCCTTCTGGAGAGAGATTCGGACCTGGCCCGCAGGGTAATTGAAGAGGATGATCAGATTGATCGGCTTGATGTGGAAACCGAAGAGAGGTGTATCCGCGTCCTGGCCTTAAGGCAACCTGCCGCGAGGGACTTGAGGTTCATCGCCACGGCGATCAAGATCAATGGACATCTGGAAAGAATTGGAGATATGGCGGTTAATATCGCAGAAAGGGCGATTGTCTTAAATGAAGAGCCTCAACTGAAACCCTATATTGACCTTCCCCGGATGGCCGCAATTGCCCGGGGCATGGTCAGGGAAAGCCTTGACGCCCTGGTTAAGGAAGATGTCGCTCTGGCAAACAAGGTCAGGGGGGACGATGAATCCATAGATGCACTCAACGAACAGATCTTCCGGGAACTCCTTACCTTTATGCTGGAGGATCCCCGGAAAATTCATGCTTCACTTCTTATTATGCAGATAGCCAAGAATCTCGAGAGGATTTCGGATCATGCGGAAAGCATTGCCGACCGGGTGATATATATGGTAACGGGAAAAAATGTGAGACATGAATCCCCTTTTAAGGCGAGGAATAAATAG
- a CDS encoding ATP-binding protein, with protein sequence MRLFYKILGSYLVVVILAIAVMGLLIAREIKGELIGRIEEDLMAQAETMTLLSRGEIERNAFALARIARARVTLIDASGRVIVDSERNAADMDNHLNRLEIQESRVKGRGKAIRHSRTFGREMLYVALPLREGPALRGYIRLGCPIFEVKKSAAHLYRSVYKTILIMALLSLFAALIFSRKITSPIRKVDVFTQKVRNGETAGTLLIESKDEIGQLAKNINYLVQEQQEKIRSADEEKRKLASAFTAMIEGVLILDSDNRIEALNNGLMNILGRRDTDLINKTPLEVFRNMELQNALERFRETGEPVLQEITLGETSPIILDVNISPIQGLSGGEEKTMMVFHEVTRLKKLERIREDFVANVTHEIKTPLTAIIGFIETLEEGAIEDRATTEKFLRIISEHAQRLNRLVDDLLTLSSIELGEIQLHPEGVSVADVVKNILPVVQAKAGEKKITIHDDIPAGLPLIMADRDRVAQVILNIVDNAVKFTPEGGRISITAVEEGRGSVVVRIADTGVGIPGSEIPRLGERFYRVDKTRSRELGGVGLGLSIVKHLMKAHQGRVEIESSPGKGTTVSLYFPISR encoded by the coding sequence ATGCGTCTCTTCTATAAAATTCTGGGCAGCTATCTCGTTGTGGTGATCCTCGCTATTGCCGTTATGGGTCTCCTCATCGCCCGGGAGATAAAAGGCGAACTAATCGGCAGGATCGAGGAAGATTTGATGGCTCAGGCAGAGACGATGACCCTCCTTTCCAGGGGAGAAATCGAGAGAAATGCCTTCGCCCTGGCCAGGATTGCACGGGCAAGGGTTACACTGATAGATGCCTCGGGCAGGGTCATTGTAGACTCGGAGAGAAACGCAGCAGACATGGATAATCACTTAAACCGTTTGGAAATACAGGAATCAAGGGTCAAAGGCCGGGGTAAGGCAATACGCCACAGTCGCACCTTCGGTAGGGAAATGCTCTACGTTGCCCTTCCCCTGAGAGAAGGTCCAGCATTAAGGGGCTACATCCGCCTGGGCTGTCCCATCTTTGAGGTGAAAAAATCGGCAGCTCACTTGTACCGCTCTGTTTATAAGACCATCCTTATCATGGCCCTGCTTTCCCTATTTGCCGCTCTGATATTTTCCAGAAAAATTACCTCACCTATCCGGAAGGTGGATGTATTTACCCAAAAGGTACGCAACGGTGAAACCGCCGGTACCCTTTTGATCGAGTCAAAGGATGAGATCGGACAACTGGCGAAAAACATCAATTACCTGGTTCAGGAGCAACAGGAAAAGATAAGATCCGCTGATGAAGAGAAGAGAAAACTGGCGTCGGCCTTCACCGCCATGATAGAAGGGGTACTGATCCTTGACAGTGACAACCGCATAGAGGCACTGAACAACGGCCTCATGAACATCCTCGGCCGCCGGGACACTGATCTTATCAATAAAACACCCCTCGAAGTGTTCCGGAATATGGAGTTGCAAAACGCCCTCGAGCGTTTTAGGGAGACAGGTGAACCGGTTTTACAGGAAATTACCTTAGGAGAAACATCCCCGATTATCTTAGATGTTAACATCTCCCCCATCCAGGGGCTTTCCGGGGGAGAGGAAAAAACGATGATGGTCTTTCACGAGGTAACGCGCCTTAAAAAGTTAGAGAGGATACGGGAAGATTTTGTTGCCAATGTGACCCACGAGATTAAAACACCACTTACGGCTATCATTGGATTCATCGAGACCCTTGAGGAAGGCGCCATTGAAGATAGGGCCACGACAGAAAAATTTTTACGGATCATCTCTGAACACGCCCAACGTCTCAACCGTCTGGTAGATGACCTTCTTACCCTTTCCAGTATCGAACTGGGAGAGATACAATTACACCCCGAAGGTGTTTCCGTGGCCGACGTGGTGAAAAATATCCTCCCCGTGGTCCAGGCAAAGGCGGGAGAGAAGAAAATCACCATCCATGATGACATCCCCGCCGGACTTCCCCTGATCATGGCCGACAGAGACAGGGTGGCACAGGTCATTTTGAATATCGTGGATAATGCCGTCAAATTCACACCGGAGGGGGGAAGGATATCAATTACCGCAGTTGAGGAGGGAAGGGGTTCTGTTGTCGTAAGAATAGCCGATACCGGTGTCGGTATACCGGGGAGTGAAATCCCCCGACTGGGAGAACGCTTCTACCGGGTGGATAAAACACGGTCACGGGAACTGGGCGGTGTAGGCCTGGGCTTGTCCATTGTCAAGCATCTGATGAAGGCACATCAGGGGAGAGTAGAGATTGAAAGCTCTCCCGGCAAGGGTACAACCGTTTCCCTCTATTTCCCAATTTCTAGGTGA